The following proteins are encoded in a genomic region of Cyprinus carpio isolate SPL01 unplaced genomic scaffold, ASM1834038v1 S000006655, whole genome shotgun sequence:
- the LOC122144363 gene encoding rabenosyn-5-like: MDTLLRQQHKLEEKDHVPDIVKLYERLRGCMEKVEAKAPEYMRMAESLNAGETTCNLESAAALRMEIQKYYELIDVLSKKILTLGLKDEVQPHPKALQLQRMVRYTATLFIQEKLLGLTSLPTKEKYEELKEKRREEQEKRAQQERQAGLEAQKRRMENEHDRLSLGANENVSGPRITKAGGWLPQSDTLHTRSELDDPLLQQIKNIESFLRQARIANRTDEVAMLEENLRQLQDEFDAQQTSQAIQLSQRLADETDLQQRQIEHLQQRELEYRNQSKNSSLDFRDREIVQKREEEEGDFGEHLIGSPGSSKSSSRPLGSSPPLERQRDKHTPAPPTRNPFEEEHFSPAEEEPTNSQTANGRKVYNPFEEENDEVEDTDTAKVKSPRNPFEDEDNEDRGNPFKEVSDEIPAASTNPFDDEDDEDGTSADDMIEEELLLQQIDNIRAYIFDAKLSGRSDEVELLSENLKELQLTLQEQKRKNSGHHKLVL, encoded by the exons ATGGACACATTACTCCGGCAACAGCACAAACTGGAGGAAAAAGACCATGTACCTGATATCGTCAAACTCTATGAG AGGTTAAGGGGTTGTATGGAGAAAGTTGAAGCTAAAGCTCCAGAGTACATGCGCATGGCAGAGTCTCTCAA TGCTGGGGAGACAACCTGTAATCTAGAGAGTGCTGCGGCACTAAGGATGGAGATACAGAAATACTATGAGCTCATTGATGTTCTGAG TAAGAAGATACTCACACTCGGACTAAAAGATGAGGTCCAGCCTCACCCGAAAGCCCTGCAGCTGCAAAGGATGGTGCGCTACACAGCTACGCTTTTTATACag GAGAAACTGTTGGGTCTGACGTCGCTCCCCACCAAGGAGAAATATGAGGAGCttaaagagaagagaagagaggagcAGGAGAAAAGGGCACAGCAGGAGAGACAG GCAGGTCTTGAGGCACAAAAACGTCGAATGGAAAATGAACATGACCGACTTTCCCTCGgtgcaaatgaaaatgtttcaggTCCACGCATTACCAAAGCTGGTGGCTGGCTGCCACAATCAGACACTCTACATACTCGCTCTGAGCTGGATGACCCTCTCCTGCAACAGATCAAAAACATTGAGTCGTTCTTACGGCAGGCGCGCATTGCAAACCGCACTGATGAAGTGGCCATGCTGGAGGAGAATCTGCGGCAGCTGCAGGATGAGTTTGACGCTCAGCAGACCAGTCAAGCCATCCAGCTTTCACAGAGGTTGGCTGATGAGACAGACCTACAGCAGAGACAAATCGAACATCTGCAGCAAAGAGAGCTCGAGTACAGGAACCAATCCAAAAACTCCTCCTTGGATTTCAGAGACCGAGAAATTGTTcagaaaagagaggaagaggaaggtgaCTTCGGAGAACATTTGATTGGAAGCCCTGGGTCTTCAAAGTCTTCATCGCGTCCATTAGGAAGCTCTCCTCCCTTAGAGAGGCAAAGAGATAAACATACACCAGCTCCACCCACCAGAAACCCCTTTGAGGAGGAGCATTTCTCTCCTGCTGAGGAAGAACCGACAAACTCTCAGACAGCCAATGGAAGGAAAGTGTACAACCCATTTGAGGAAGAAAATGATGAAGTGGAAGATACGGATACAGCTAAAGTGAAGTCACCTAGAAATCCTTTTGAAGATGAAGATAATGAAGATCGAGGTAACCCTTTTAAAGAGGTTTCCGATGAGATTCCAGCTGCCTCAACCAATCCatttgatgatgaagatgatgaagatggaaCATCAGCTGATGACATGATTGAGGAAGAGCTACTTCTACAACAGATCGATAATATCCGGGCGTATATCTTTGACGCCAAGCTAAGCGGACGTTCTGACGAAGTGGAGCTTTTGTCTGAGAACCTGAAGGAGCTGCAACTAACACTACAagagcagaaaagaaaaaatagtggCCATCACAAACTCGTTCTGTAA